From Desulfatiglans anilini DSM 4660, one genomic window encodes:
- a CDS encoding class I SAM-dependent methyltransferase, with translation MNVKRNNLQKYTNKNPIQKFLLDRFFDRITFELSLISFDRVLEFGCGEGYFLAEMRKRSAYFQPQSFLGVDIRKEAITYASELNPGYRFLHRNILVHPLTSFRPDLVIASEVLEHIPSPAFCLTQLKQLESRYFLLTVPWEPWFRLLNFLRGRDVSRLGNHPEHVNTWTHKGFIRFISRHLKILHATTSFPFTIVIASQNYPVSRPSHT, from the coding sequence ATGAACGTAAAACGAAATAATCTGCAAAAATATACCAATAAAAATCCTATTCAAAAGTTTCTTTTGGACAGGTTTTTTGATCGAATTACCTTTGAACTATCGCTTATTTCGTTCGATCGCGTTTTGGAATTCGGTTGCGGGGAGGGATATTTCCTTGCTGAAATGCGCAAACGATCCGCGTATTTTCAGCCCCAATCCTTTCTGGGCGTGGATATACGCAAAGAAGCCATAACCTACGCCTCCGAACTCAATCCGGGATATAGGTTCCTGCACCGCAATATCCTTGTTCATCCCCTAACAAGTTTTCGTCCCGATTTAGTCATTGCTTCTGAGGTCCTGGAACACATTCCGTCACCTGCCTTCTGTCTTACGCAGCTGAAACAACTTGAGAGCCGCTATTTCCTTCTCACCGTACCCTGGGAACCATGGTTTCGCCTGCTCAATTTCTTACGCGGCAGAGACGTTTCGAGGTTGGGCAACCACCCAGAACATGTCAACACATGGACACATAAAGGATTTATCCGTTTCATCAGCAGGCATCTCAAGATTCTTCACGCAACTACAAGCTTTCCGTTCACGATTGTCATCGCATCGCAAAATTACCCTGTATCCCGTCCTTCGCATACATGA
- a CDS encoding GDP-mannose 4,6-dehydratase encodes MKRALILGIGGQDGYYLTRLLREKEYDIWGVLLPQDLTQTALESLRDDVVLMQGDISDEVFMARVLEEVRPAEIYNLAGISFIPLSWEQPGLVGRVNGAAPGQILELIRTNLPTARFFQAGSSEMFGHDPFGSPQNEKTPFRPDNPYASAKVFAAHLVRNYREHFGLFACTGILYNHESPRRDPRFVTRKITQAAACISRGRCKDLVLGNIHARRDWSYAGDTVRAMWLMLQAESPADYVIGSGTLKSITDVLEIAFEAVGLDWRRHVRSDQSIYRPLETRPLLADPSKARRELAWEREVSFEELIRMMVEADLEREASEEE; translated from the coding sequence TTGAAACGAGCACTCATCCTGGGGATAGGTGGACAGGACGGGTATTATCTGACCCGCCTCCTGAGAGAGAAGGAGTACGATATTTGGGGGGTGCTTCTGCCTCAGGATTTGACGCAGACGGCCCTCGAATCGCTGCGCGATGACGTGGTGTTGATGCAGGGGGACATCTCCGACGAAGTCTTCATGGCGCGCGTCCTGGAGGAGGTGCGGCCGGCGGAGATCTACAACCTGGCCGGGATCAGCTTCATTCCGCTTTCCTGGGAACAGCCCGGCCTTGTCGGCCGTGTGAATGGCGCCGCTCCAGGGCAGATCCTGGAGCTGATCCGGACCAATCTGCCCACGGCCCGGTTTTTCCAGGCTGGAAGCAGTGAAATGTTCGGCCATGATCCTTTCGGCTCCCCTCAGAACGAGAAGACGCCGTTCCGCCCCGACAACCCCTATGCCTCTGCGAAGGTGTTCGCCGCGCACCTCGTACGCAACTACCGCGAACACTTCGGGTTGTTCGCCTGCACGGGCATCCTTTACAACCACGAGTCGCCGCGCAGAGACCCCCGGTTTGTGACCCGCAAGATCACCCAGGCCGCAGCCTGCATTTCACGCGGAAGGTGCAAAGATCTCGTACTGGGCAATATTCATGCCCGAAGGGACTGGAGCTACGCCGGAGACACGGTCAGGGCCATGTGGTTGATGCTTCAGGCCGAGAGCCCGGCGGACTATGTCATCGGATCCGGCACGCTCAAGAGCATCACCGATGTGCTCGAAATCGCCTTTGAGGCGGTCGGACTGGATTGGCGCAGACATGTGCGCTCGGATCAGAGCATTTACCGGCCGCTCGAAACGCGGCCCCTCTTGGCTGACCCATCGAAGGCCCGCAGGGAGTTGGCCTGGGAAAGAGAGGTGTCCTTTGAGGAGTTGATCCGCATGATGGTTGAGGCGGATCTTGAACGAGAGGCCTCGGAAGAAGAATAG
- a CDS encoding lysylphosphatidylglycerol synthase domain-containing protein, producing the protein MNKKLLNLLGYIATVALLSWILYRFHDQTDWSLVLKLFQHPFLTSVHFLLLLGTFAFFVLGWHFLLTTRRLQCTFWKAAAIWLIPNLGKYIPGRVFLPMARTELLFRNGVTRGHALAYFMLEQSFTVMGALPFALMPAVFFLKRESPVVLLLCVSATLLFLFLAARPNLIIYSLNMALRLLKRPPLDPDFARIPTLRLTLLYSLGWFSYGLSGLVLASSLELQFDTSAFALPCALIAAWLIGFLSIFTPGGLGIRETATVALLAPFLPGPEALILALVLRFSWTLMEVLGVALGILLYRKIHT; encoded by the coding sequence ATGAACAAAAAACTCCTCAATCTCTTAGGTTATATCGCCACCGTTGCCCTCTTATCCTGGATCCTCTATCGCTTTCATGATCAAACAGACTGGTCTCTTGTCCTCAAACTATTCCAGCATCCATTTCTAACGTCCGTCCATTTTCTGCTCCTTTTGGGAACATTTGCCTTTTTTGTCCTTGGATGGCATTTCCTCCTCACCACGCGACGGCTGCAATGCACCTTTTGGAAAGCCGCAGCCATATGGCTCATCCCCAACCTGGGCAAATACATCCCCGGCAGAGTGTTTCTCCCGATGGCCCGAACTGAACTCCTCTTTCGAAATGGAGTCACCAGAGGGCATGCGCTCGCTTATTTCATGCTTGAGCAGTCTTTCACCGTCATGGGGGCCTTGCCCTTTGCCCTCATGCCAGCCGTCTTCTTCCTCAAGCGGGAAAGTCCGGTCGTCCTTCTCTTATGCGTATCGGCGACTCTCCTCTTCCTCTTTCTGGCGGCCCGTCCCAATTTAATCATTTACTCACTAAACATGGCGCTACGCCTTCTCAAGCGTCCTCCTCTGGACCCGGACTTTGCTCGAATCCCTACCCTACGCCTCACCCTCCTGTATTCCCTTGGTTGGTTCAGCTACGGCCTCTCAGGCCTCGTCCTCGCCTCCAGCCTCGAATTGCAATTCGACACCTCGGCCTTTGCACTTCCCTGCGCCCTCATCGCAGCCTGGCTCATAGGCTTCCTTTCCATCTTTACCCCAGGAGGCTTGGGTATCCGTGAAACCGCCACGGTCGCCCTCCTCGCCCCCTTCTTACCCGGACCCGAGGCCCTCATCCTGGCTTTGGTCCTACGCTTTTCATGGACACTCATGGAGGTCTTAGGAGTAGCCTTGGGGATTCTTCTTTACCGCAAAATCCACACATGA
- a CDS encoding glycosyltransferase family 2 protein, protein MMISFVIPVFNEEKSLRELYTRISEHISETGHEWEIVFIDDGSNDRSFSIIQSLCEENPRVKGIKFRRNFGKSTALHEGFRIAGGEVVFTMDADLQDDPKEIPRFLVKLDEGYDLVSGWKEQRKDPVLSKNLPSKLFNFMISKFSGLALHDYNCGFKAYRSVLVKRLTLYGDLHRYIPAIAHAMGFRVAEIPVEHHARPYGRSKYGLERFFHGLFDFITIVFLTRFLSRPMHFFGALGLTLFMSGMFICLYLTLLWAAGEPIGGRPLLNLGVLLLILGVQSISIGLIGEMITFGHQSHSSSDVVERILNAS, encoded by the coding sequence ATGATGATTTCATTTGTCATCCCCGTTTTCAACGAGGAAAAGAGCCTCCGTGAACTATACACCCGTATCTCTGAACATATTTCGGAAACGGGCCATGAGTGGGAAATTGTTTTCATAGACGACGGCAGCAACGACCGCTCTTTTTCGATTATCCAATCCCTTTGCGAAGAGAATCCAAGGGTCAAAGGGATTAAATTCCGGCGCAATTTCGGCAAATCCACCGCTCTGCACGAAGGCTTCAGGATTGCGGGGGGTGAAGTGGTCTTCACGATGGATGCCGACCTGCAGGACGATCCGAAAGAGATCCCGCGATTTCTGGTCAAGCTCGACGAAGGCTATGACCTCGTCTCAGGATGGAAGGAACAACGCAAGGACCCGGTTCTATCCAAAAACCTGCCGTCCAAACTGTTTAATTTCATGATCTCGAAATTTTCGGGTCTTGCCCTCCACGATTACAATTGCGGGTTCAAGGCATACCGCTCCGTCCTGGTGAAGCGGCTTACACTCTACGGTGATTTGCACCGGTATATCCCGGCCATCGCTCACGCCATGGGCTTCAGAGTGGCCGAAATCCCCGTAGAACATCACGCACGGCCCTACGGCCGCTCGAAGTACGGCCTCGAGCGTTTTTTTCACGGCCTCTTCGATTTCATCACCATCGTATTTCTGACCCGTTTTCTGAGCCGCCCCATGCATTTCTTCGGTGCCCTTGGTCTAACACTTTTCATGTCAGGCATGTTTATCTGCCTCTATCTGACGCTCCTTTGGGCAGCCGGAGAACCCATAGGCGGAAGGCCTCTTTTGAACCTTGGCGTTCTGTTGCTTATTCTTGGCGTGCAAAGCATCTCCATCGGCTTGATTGGTGAAATGATCACGTTCGGCCATCAATCGCACTCTTCATCAGACGTAGTAGAACGTATTCTCAATGCTTCCTAG
- the gmd gene encoding GDP-mannose 4,6-dehydratase: MMKTAMITGITGQDGMYLAEFLLQKGYTVHGLKRRSSSFNTRRIDHLYRDLHEEGVRFFMHHGDLTDATNLIRIIQEVQPDEIYNLAAQSHVQVSFETPEYTANGDALGTLRLLEAIRILDLCEKTRFYQASTSELYGKVQETPQSEKTPFYPRSPYAVAKLYAYWITVNYREAYGMFACNGILFNHESPVRGETFVTRKITRAVARIKLGLQEQFYLGNLDARRDWGYAGDYVRAMWLILQQEKPDDYVIATGENHSVREFVECAFREVGMDLVWEGSGIDEVGIEKATGKVRVRIDARYFRPTEVDTLLGNAAKAREELGWAPRMPFDELVKVMVREDLKEAQRDQLCGSAGFRTYNRFE, encoded by the coding sequence ATGATGAAAACAGCGATGATCACAGGGATTACCGGACAGGATGGGATGTACCTGGCGGAGTTTCTGCTGCAGAAGGGGTATACGGTCCATGGATTGAAAAGACGTTCGTCTTCTTTCAACACGCGCAGGATAGACCATCTTTACCGTGACCTGCATGAAGAGGGGGTCCGCTTTTTTATGCATCACGGCGATCTGACGGATGCGACGAACCTCATCCGCATCATCCAGGAGGTTCAGCCCGACGAGATATACAACCTTGCGGCCCAGAGCCATGTCCAGGTTTCATTCGAGACCCCCGAGTATACGGCCAACGGGGACGCGCTCGGGACGCTGAGGCTGCTGGAGGCCATCCGAATCCTCGATCTGTGTGAGAAAACGCGCTTCTATCAGGCGTCCACCAGCGAGCTGTATGGCAAGGTGCAGGAGACTCCTCAAAGCGAAAAGACACCTTTCTATCCCCGCAGCCCTTATGCCGTGGCGAAGCTTTACGCGTACTGGATTACCGTGAACTACAGGGAGGCCTATGGCATGTTCGCCTGCAACGGCATCCTTTTCAATCACGAGTCTCCTGTGCGGGGCGAAACCTTCGTGACGCGGAAGATCACCCGTGCGGTGGCGCGGATCAAGCTCGGGCTCCAGGAGCAGTTTTACCTGGGCAATCTCGATGCCCGGAGGGATTGGGGCTACGCGGGCGACTACGTCCGGGCCATGTGGCTGATCCTGCAGCAGGAAAAGCCGGATGACTACGTGATCGCGACGGGTGAAAACCACTCGGTGAGGGAGTTCGTCGAGTGCGCCTTCCGAGAGGTCGGCATGGATCTGGTGTGGGAAGGAAGCGGTATAGACGAGGTCGGCATCGAAAAAGCGACCGGCAAGGTCCGGGTGAGGATCGATGCCCGTTATTTCAGGCCTACCGAAGTCGATACGCTGCTCGGCAATGCAGCCAAGGCGCGCGAAGAACTGGGGTGGGCGCCCAGGATGCCCTTTGACGAACTTGTGAAGGTCATGGTGCGGGAAGATCTCAAGGAGGCCCAGAGGGATCAACTGTGCGGAAGCGCAGGATTCCGAACCTACAATCGTTTCGAATAA
- a CDS encoding glycosyltransferase, translating to MFNLPKISIVVPSFNQGRFLGQTLESIFNQGYPALEVVVMDGGSSDDSVEIIQRFAPRLTFWRSEPDNGQTEAINIGARYCSGELIAWLNSDDCYWMDALWTVARVYLKHPGYGLYVGNGLRYSQSEDRYTPFCPRHVALNRQALIEGLDYILQPSTFFLRRAWEEAGGLDESLQYCMDWDIIVRIARDRPAVAINEFLSVSREYGETKTASGKMRRAIEILDLARVHSRKDVTPGALFYFLETLLDAGNDACLERLRPRCFEMMGAIGDHFAACYGNRDGFPEKGDPGDICYLPFPGAGVPSSPVGLSEDRLPAISVVTPSYNQAEFLGRTLDSLCGQGYPQLEMIVIDGDSTDGSQEIIRSYEDRLSHWVSEPDAGPAQAINKGFAHVTGEIVGWLNSDDCLSAGALWEVGKAFAEDPELDLIYANALYIDEHDQIFLADHGHQKTGVYYGRMQPRELVPAYWKYVHAVPQPTVFFRRHLLERCGSLDESYHFIFDFELFWRFMQVAKIRKIEKVLAFYRIHSKAKTSDWGNFEIELYRFSRPWWPSIGTPEYRATLQDFLAHFMQRKYAGLPQGFRYSWVKFWAGLSISMHIGNPEKWRFLRPKPQALNGSGATGTGSGAGSGCSVAPPCPGAMELSLPGRSDDAWPLPERGAMRYRSFFCSFQFPRYPGHSGGEIRDFHILRHLLGFSTVAFFALYEGGDDGRTPALEPFVERLFVGSHAVEDQRTLWGSTASFLRGRQIPVCAMRYHYDVHERFPRVHTQIAPVLQAALSENQPDFLFVSPQSNPVAMALDVKPLKTRLIMGSYDVEGVRMRRLAESQRGIRRLAAAWEAQRAKRFEQENLGLYDGIIAVSDLDKKIFIEEYEFPEERVLVVDNGVDPSYFRYHERTALLEHPEIVYTGSFTYPPNREAAWRLIRRIMPLVWKELPEARLWVVGQSPGPDLMEAGDGRRVLVTGRVEDVRPYLTAAAVGCVPLLSGSGTKYKVLEAMSAGMPLVCSPIAAEALEVENGVHLLIRESDEDLAEAIVKLIRNHEIALAMARNARQWVEKRYAWEAVLPRLDGWLDALAAMPRLVEASGGTRRI from the coding sequence ATGTTCAACCTGCCTAAAATCAGCATCGTGGTCCCCTCGTTCAATCAAGGGCGGTTTCTCGGGCAAACCCTGGAAAGCATTTTCAACCAGGGCTATCCCGCATTGGAGGTCGTGGTCATGGACGGGGGGTCTTCCGATGACAGCGTGGAAATCATTCAGCGCTTCGCGCCCCGATTGACCTTTTGGCGAAGCGAGCCGGATAACGGCCAAACAGAGGCGATAAACATCGGTGCCCGATACTGCAGCGGGGAGCTGATCGCCTGGTTGAATTCGGATGACTGCTACTGGATGGATGCGTTGTGGACGGTAGCGCGCGTATACCTGAAACATCCGGGCTACGGTTTGTATGTCGGGAACGGCTTGCGCTACAGCCAGAGCGAAGACCGTTACACCCCTTTCTGTCCCCGCCACGTGGCCCTGAATCGGCAGGCGCTCATCGAGGGCCTCGATTACATCCTGCAGCCGTCTACTTTCTTCCTGCGCAGGGCCTGGGAGGAGGCCGGTGGGCTCGACGAGAGCCTCCAGTATTGTATGGATTGGGATATCATCGTCAGGATCGCCCGCGATCGCCCGGCTGTTGCGATCAACGAATTCCTCTCGGTCAGCCGGGAATACGGCGAGACCAAGACGGCCAGCGGAAAGATGCGGCGTGCGATCGAGATCCTCGATCTCGCCCGGGTGCACAGCCGAAAGGACGTGACGCCGGGCGCCCTGTTCTATTTCCTCGAGACCCTGCTCGATGCAGGGAACGATGCCTGCCTCGAGCGCCTTCGCCCCCGATGCTTCGAGATGATGGGGGCCATCGGCGACCATTTTGCAGCCTGTTACGGCAACCGGGACGGCTTTCCTGAAAAGGGAGACCCAGGGGACATCTGCTACCTTCCTTTCCCAGGGGCCGGCGTCCCATCTTCTCCCGTCGGATTGTCCGAAGACCGTCTGCCTGCCATCAGCGTCGTGACACCTTCCTACAATCAGGCGGAATTCCTGGGTCGTACCCTCGACAGCCTCTGCGGGCAAGGGTATCCCCAGCTGGAAATGATCGTCATCGACGGCGATTCAACCGATGGGAGCCAGGAGATCATCCGGTCCTATGAAGACCGCCTTTCCCACTGGGTATCGGAGCCGGACGCCGGGCCTGCCCAGGCTATCAACAAGGGGTTCGCCCACGTCACCGGAGAGATTGTCGGCTGGCTGAATTCAGACGATTGCCTGTCTGCCGGGGCCTTGTGGGAGGTTGGAAAGGCCTTCGCGGAGGATCCGGAACTAGACCTGATCTACGCGAATGCGCTCTATATCGACGAACACGATCAGATCTTTCTTGCCGATCACGGGCACCAGAAGACGGGGGTGTACTACGGCCGGATGCAGCCGCGTGAACTGGTTCCCGCCTACTGGAAGTATGTTCACGCCGTCCCTCAGCCGACGGTGTTCTTTCGACGGCATCTGTTGGAGCGTTGCGGATCGCTGGACGAGAGCTATCATTTCATTTTCGACTTCGAGCTTTTTTGGCGTTTTATGCAGGTTGCGAAGATCCGGAAGATCGAAAAGGTCCTGGCCTTCTATCGCATCCATTCAAAGGCGAAGACCAGTGACTGGGGGAATTTCGAGATCGAGCTGTACCGGTTCAGCCGCCCATGGTGGCCGTCCATCGGAACGCCTGAGTACCGTGCCACCCTTCAGGACTTCCTGGCTCATTTCATGCAGCGCAAGTACGCTGGGTTGCCCCAGGGTTTCAGATACTCCTGGGTGAAGTTTTGGGCGGGGCTCTCGATCAGTATGCACATCGGGAACCCTGAGAAATGGCGTTTCCTGAGGCCGAAGCCGCAGGCGCTGAATGGGTCGGGGGCAACGGGCACTGGCAGCGGCGCGGGTTCGGGGTGCAGTGTTGCGCCGCCCTGCCCCGGCGCAATGGAGCTTTCGCTGCCAGGGCGCAGCGACGACGCCTGGCCCCTGCCTGAACGGGGCGCCATGCGATACCGATCCTTTTTCTGCTCATTTCAGTTTCCGCGCTACCCGGGTCACTCCGGCGGTGAAATAAGGGACTTCCACATTCTGAGGCACCTGTTGGGCTTCAGCACGGTCGCGTTTTTCGCTCTCTACGAAGGAGGCGATGACGGGCGTACGCCTGCTTTGGAGCCTTTTGTGGAGCGGTTGTTCGTCGGGAGCCATGCGGTTGAAGATCAGCGCACCCTTTGGGGCTCCACAGCCAGCTTTCTCCGGGGCAGGCAGATTCCCGTCTGTGCTATGCGCTACCACTACGATGTCCATGAGCGCTTTCCGCGGGTCCATACGCAGATCGCCCCTGTGCTGCAGGCCGCCCTCTCCGAAAACCAGCCTGATTTCCTTTTCGTGAGCCCTCAGAGCAACCCTGTGGCGATGGCCCTCGATGTGAAGCCTTTGAAGACCAGACTTATTATGGGTTCCTATGATGTAGAGGGCGTCCGAATGCGCCGGCTGGCAGAATCCCAGCGGGGGATCAGGCGCTTGGCCGCCGCTTGGGAGGCGCAGCGCGCGAAGCGCTTCGAGCAGGAGAACCTGGGCCTGTATGACGGCATCATTGCGGTGAGCGACCTTGACAAAAAGATCTTCATCGAAGAGTATGAATTCCCCGAAGAGCGGGTCCTTGTGGTGGACAACGGGGTGGACCCTTCCTATTTCCGGTATCATGAACGAACGGCTTTGCTGGAACACCCTGAGATCGTCTACACCGGCAGTTTCACCTATCCGCCCAATCGAGAGGCCGCCTGGCGGTTGATCAGGCGGATCATGCCCCTTGTTTGGAAGGAACTTCCGGAAGCCCGCCTTTGGGTCGTGGGGCAGTCACCCGGCCCGGATCTGATGGAAGCCGGCGACGGGAGGCGGGTTCTGGTCACGGGCAGGGTGGAGGATGTGCGCCCTTATTTGACGGCCGCGGCGGTCGGATGCGTTCCTCTTCTTTCAGGGTCCGGCACGAAGTACAAGGTGCTCGAGGCCATGAGCGCGGGGATGCCCCTCGTCTGCTCCCCCATCGCCGCCGAGGCGCTGGAGGTGGAGAACGGGGTCCATCTGCTGATCAGGGAGAGTGACGAGGACTTGGCTGAGGCCATCGTGAAGTTGATTCGTAACCACGAGATCGCCCTCGCCATGGCACGAAACGCGAGGCAATGGGTGGAGAAACGCTACGCCTGGGAGGCCGTGCTGCCCCGTTTGGATGGGTGGCTCGATGCGCTTGCCGCTATGCCTCGTCTGGTGGAAGCGTCTGGCGGGACGAGGCGGATTTGA
- a CDS encoding glycosyltransferase family 2 protein → MKVSIIVPCYNESSTIEEILSAVDHSPVHDKEVIVVDDFSTDGTREKLQRGIAARVDKVIYHDRNSGKGAAIRTGIAAATGDVIIIQDADLEYDPQEYPRLLQPILDQRADVVYGSRFLSDGPHRVVHFWHRLGNGLLTLLSNMFTGMALTDMETCYKVFRREVIQGIRIEEDRFGFEPEITAKLSRKWKREGLRIYEVGISYSGRSYREGKKINWRDGVRTVYCILKYNLWQ, encoded by the coding sequence ATGAAGGTGTCCATTATCGTTCCCTGCTACAACGAGTCCTCCACCATTGAAGAGATCCTCAGCGCTGTCGATCATTCACCCGTTCACGACAAAGAAGTGATCGTCGTGGATGATTTTTCGACCGACGGGACGCGCGAAAAGCTCCAGCGCGGCATTGCAGCGCGGGTCGACAAGGTCATCTATCATGACCGAAATTCAGGCAAAGGAGCGGCTATCCGGACCGGCATCGCCGCCGCGACCGGAGATGTGATCATCATTCAAGATGCCGATCTGGAGTACGACCCGCAGGAATACCCGAGACTGCTTCAACCCATTCTGGATCAACGCGCCGATGTGGTCTATGGCTCCCGCTTTCTCTCGGACGGCCCCCACAGGGTGGTCCATTTCTGGCATCGCCTGGGCAATGGTCTCCTGACCCTCCTTTCGAACATGTTTACGGGTATGGCTCTGACCGACATGGAGACCTGCTACAAGGTTTTTCGCAGGGAAGTGATTCAGGGCATCCGCATCGAGGAGGACCGCTTCGGCTTCGAACCGGAGATTACGGCCAAACTGTCCAGAAAATGGAAGCGCGAGGGGTTGCGGATTTACGAGGTGGGAATATCCTACTCCGGGCGCAGCTACCGGGAAGGCAAGAAGATCAATTGGCGCGACGGGGTGCGCACGGTCTACTGCATCCTGAAGTACAATCTCTGGCAATAG